From the Oleiphilus messinensis genome, one window contains:
- a CDS encoding oxygen-binding di-iron domain-containing protein: MKAAQVFTVRPTELFNENQHRCLLFSDLVEGEGVQSNQFLIADGDDFALIDPGGDLTYNALTIELARDYDLKALRYIFASHQDPDIISSLDKWLLHTQCSVITPRLWARFLPHLASEYVNKTLAGAVFDRIIAVPDEGMRVPFGATEIICLPAHFLHSVGNIQFYDPVSKILFSGDIGASMGADGELEVSDFEQHIQNMAGFHRRYMGSQKITRLWVEMVRQLDVEMIVPQHGKYFKGKTMIKAFLDWVSQLKCGIDLMSAANFRIPR; this comes from the coding sequence ATGAAGGCAGCCCAAGTATTTACAGTAAGGCCTACTGAACTATTTAATGAAAATCAGCATCGATGCTTGCTTTTCAGTGATTTGGTTGAAGGAGAAGGGGTTCAGTCCAATCAATTTTTAATTGCTGACGGTGATGATTTTGCGCTAATCGACCCGGGTGGAGACTTAACCTATAACGCGCTTACGATTGAATTAGCCAGAGATTATGATTTAAAAGCGCTACGCTATATTTTTGCTTCACACCAAGACCCCGATATTATTTCGTCATTAGACAAATGGTTATTACACACTCAGTGTAGTGTCATTACTCCGCGACTTTGGGCACGCTTTTTACCACATTTAGCCTCAGAATATGTCAATAAAACTCTGGCGGGTGCCGTTTTTGATCGCATCATCGCTGTACCGGACGAAGGGATGCGTGTTCCATTTGGTGCTACCGAAATTATTTGTCTGCCTGCACACTTTTTACATTCGGTCGGGAATATCCAATTTTATGATCCGGTCAGCAAAATTTTGTTTTCCGGTGATATCGGCGCCTCAATGGGGGCTGATGGAGAGCTGGAAGTCAGTGATTTTGAACAGCATATACAGAACATGGCAGGTTTTCATCGGCGCTATATGGGTTCCCAAAAAATAACACGGCTTTGGGTGGAGATGGTACGTCAATTGGATGTTGAAATGATTGTGCCGCAACATGGTAAGTATTTTAAGGGAAAAACGATGATAAAGGCATTTTTAGATTGGGTTTCCCAATTGAAATGTGGCATTGATTTGATGAGTGCTGCAAATTTTCGTATTCCCCGCTAA